The Mucilaginibacter mallensis genome has a segment encoding these proteins:
- a CDS encoding VCBS repeat-containing protein, with amino-acid sequence MRYIYLLCVSAFFITACKKSTPTLFVQLPSSETGIHFNNLITENDSINPIDNAYIYNGGGVGVGDFNNDGLQDIYFTGNMVSNRLYLNMGNFKFKDITDEARVAGMGRWARGVSVIDINNDGLMDIYVCNSLSQDSTKRTNLLYINQGPDKNGIPHFKEMAHEYGLDIHLHSTMATFFDYDNDGDLDLYIAVNEPNRNSYANDFRPVIKDGTYPSTGKLYRNDWDAKLGHPVFHDVSKQAGVTIEGYSHGVTIADINRDGWKDIYVTNDFISSNVLYINNHDGTFTDRSKEYFKHTSFNAMGQDIEDLNNDGLADVFELDMNPEDNYRKKMMSMANSYQTFQNFDQYGYQYQYVRNTLQLNQGPRVGQNDSIGAPAFSEIGFMSGVAQTDWSWTPMITDFNNDGYRDIIVTNGYPRDVTDHDFITFRNNPYLTATKKQILEQIPVVKLHNYAFKNKGGTDFEDASSQWGLSLPTFSNGAVYADLNNDGAMDMIINNIDDEALIYKNTSREKDKDHTHYLQISFVGDKQNVNGIGAWADIYYDKNKHQVYENNPFRGYLSTIQNIAHFGLGANTLIDSVVIKWSNGKKQTLQKVKADQVLKVSIANAHDNYSWQQPKVADKTLFTEVTKAKAINYKHREDDFVDFNVQKLLPHKLSDYSPALTVGDVDGNGLDDIIIGGNALYPAQVFLQQANGKFTQHTLLSPQNTPKGNYKDGGILLFDANGDGKPDLYITSSGYEAAHQDSVYQDRLYINDGKGNFTLAPGALPVNHTSKLCVRAVDYNKDGKLDLFVSGRVDPWHYPKPVSSIILRNDSKNGKVKFTDVTNEVAPALKDVGMVCDALFTDFNNDGWPDLVLAGEWMPVIFLQNDHGVFKKINTSADGEPGWWTSIVAGDFRHTGRMDYIVGNTGLNTLYQVSDQYPAYITAKDFDKRDRYDAFPSLFLPGKDGIKREYPVNVRDDAIKQMISLRVKFTNYKSYANATMDDILSPAQRKGALRLKATILQSCYFRNDGNGKFTVIALPREAQSSTLNGMLVDDFDGDGNPDVIISGNDFGTDVSIGRYDALNGLFLKGDGHGNFKPLSILQSGIYIPGNGKALVKLQGNNGKLLIAASQNRDNLKIFELKKSLSFIPLQPADMSAVIKYKNGSETKQEFYYGSSFLSQSGRFINVDKNVASVTITNSRGMVRTINLIE; translated from the coding sequence ATGCGATATATATACCTGCTTTGTGTTTCGGCGTTTTTTATCACTGCCTGCAAAAAATCTACCCCCACTTTATTTGTGCAGCTGCCGTCATCAGAAACAGGTATCCATTTTAACAATCTGATCACCGAAAATGATTCGATCAACCCTATTGACAACGCGTACATCTACAATGGTGGCGGGGTAGGCGTAGGTGATTTTAATAATGATGGCCTGCAGGATATCTACTTTACAGGCAATATGGTTTCAAACCGCCTGTATTTAAATATGGGCAATTTTAAATTTAAGGATATTACCGACGAAGCCAGAGTAGCAGGCATGGGCAGATGGGCCCGGGGTGTGTCGGTTATCGATATTAATAATGATGGGCTGATGGATATTTACGTCTGTAATTCCCTGTCGCAGGATTCCACTAAAAGAACAAATTTACTGTACATAAACCAGGGGCCTGATAAAAACGGTATTCCTCATTTTAAGGAAATGGCGCATGAGTATGGGCTCGATATCCATCTGCACTCAACCATGGCCACCTTTTTTGATTATGATAACGATGGCGATCTTGATCTTTACATAGCAGTTAACGAGCCTAACCGTAACTCCTACGCAAATGATTTCAGGCCTGTAATTAAGGATGGCACTTATCCCAGTACTGGTAAATTATACCGTAATGACTGGGATGCAAAATTAGGGCACCCGGTATTTCACGATGTATCAAAACAAGCGGGGGTAACCATTGAAGGTTATAGCCATGGTGTAACCATTGCCGATATTAACCGCGATGGCTGGAAGGATATTTATGTTACCAATGATTTTATATCAAGCAATGTCCTCTACATCAATAACCACGACGGCACTTTTACTGATCGTTCAAAGGAATATTTTAAGCATACGTCCTTTAACGCAATGGGGCAGGATATTGAAGACCTGAACAATGACGGGCTGGCCGATGTGTTTGAACTAGACATGAATCCCGAAGATAATTACCGGAAAAAGATGATGAGCATGGCAAACAGCTATCAAACTTTCCAGAATTTTGATCAGTACGGTTATCAGTATCAATATGTGAGGAACACCTTACAACTGAACCAGGGCCCCAGGGTTGGGCAAAATGATTCGATAGGCGCGCCGGCCTTTAGCGAGATTGGTTTTATGAGTGGCGTTGCCCAAACTGACTGGAGTTGGACGCCCATGATAACAGATTTTAATAATGATGGCTATCGCGATATAATTGTAACCAATGGCTACCCACGCGATGTAACCGACCATGATTTTATAACCTTCCGCAATAATCCCTATCTCACGGCTACCAAAAAACAAATACTCGAACAAATACCTGTTGTTAAACTGCACAACTATGCTTTTAAAAACAAAGGCGGAACTGACTTTGAAGATGCAAGCAGCCAATGGGGCCTATCGCTTCCCACATTTTCAAACGGAGCAGTCTATGCCGATCTAAATAATGACGGCGCTATGGATATGATCATCAATAATATTGATGATGAGGCCTTGATCTACAAAAATACCAGCAGGGAAAAAGACAAAGATCACACCCATTACCTGCAAATAAGTTTTGTGGGCGATAAACAAAATGTAAATGGCATTGGTGCCTGGGCAGATATTTATTATGATAAGAACAAACACCAGGTGTATGAAAATAACCCCTTTAGGGGCTACCTGTCAACCATACAAAACATAGCCCATTTTGGCCTGGGCGCTAATACGCTTATTGATTCCGTAGTGATAAAATGGTCCAATGGTAAAAAGCAAACACTGCAAAAAGTAAAGGCCGACCAGGTGCTGAAGGTAAGCATTGCCAACGCGCATGATAACTACTCGTGGCAGCAACCAAAAGTTGCCGATAAAACATTGTTTACGGAAGTTACCAAGGCAAAAGCTATCAACTACAAGCATCGGGAAGATGATTTTGTTGATTTTAATGTTCAAAAATTATTACCTCATAAGCTTTCGGATTATAGCCCTGCACTGACTGTTGGCGATGTTGACGGGAATGGTTTGGATGATATCATTATTGGCGGTAACGCCCTGTATCCGGCACAGGTTTTTCTGCAGCAAGCTAATGGAAAATTCACACAGCATACCTTGTTATCACCCCAAAATACGCCTAAAGGAAATTATAAGGATGGCGGCATACTGCTTTTTGATGCCAATGGCGATGGTAAACCCGATCTGTATATCACCAGCAGCGGCTATGAAGCAGCACACCAGGATTCTGTGTACCAGGACAGGCTATACATAAATGATGGCAAAGGCAACTTTACCTTAGCGCCCGGTGCTTTGCCGGTAAACCATACCAGCAAACTCTGTGTGCGGGCGGTTGATTATAACAAGGACGGCAAGCTTGATCTTTTTGTATCGGGCAGGGTTGATCCGTGGCATTATCCGAAGCCGGTTTCAAGCATAATACTGCGTAACGACAGTAAGAACGGCAAAGTTAAATTTACCGATGTAACTAACGAAGTAGCACCGGCATTGAAAGACGTAGGCATGGTTTGCGATGCCCTGTTTACCGACTTTAATAATGATGGCTGGCCCGACCTGGTGCTGGCCGGAGAATGGATGCCGGTAATTTTTTTACAGAACGATCATGGTGTATTTAAGAAGATCAATACTTCGGCAGATGGTGAACCCGGATGGTGGACCTCTATCGTGGCAGGTGATTTCAGGCACACGGGCAGGATGGATTATATAGTAGGTAACACCGGCTTAAACACCTTATACCAGGTAAGCGATCAATACCCGGCTTATATTACGGCTAAGGATTTTGATAAGCGCGATCGTTATGATGCATTTCCGTCACTTTTCCTGCCCGGGAAGGATGGTATAAAAAGAGAGTATCCGGTAAATGTACGTGATGATGCTATTAAGCAAATGATCAGCCTGAGGGTGAAATTCACCAACTACAAATCATACGCCAATGCCACTATGGATGATATTTTATCACCCGCGCAACGCAAAGGGGCCTTGCGCTTAAAGGCAACCATACTGCAATCCTGCTATTTCAGGAACGATGGTAATGGTAAATTTACTGTGATCGCCTTGCCAAGAGAGGCGCAATCATCCACCCTTAACGGTATGCTGGTTGATGACTTTGATGGCGACGGAAACCCCGATGTGATTATCAGCGGCAATGATTTTGGTACAGATGTTTCCATCGGCAGGTATGACGCATTAAACGGACTGTTTTTAAAAGGGGACGGGCATGGCAATTTCAAGCCATTATCTATTTTGCAAAGCGGCATCTATATACCGGGCAATGGCAAAGCATTGGTGAAATTACAGGGCAACAACGGCAAATTATTAATAGCCGCCAGCCAGAACAGGGATAATTTAAAAATATTCGAGCTGAAGAAAAGCCTGAGCTTTATCCCATTGCAACCGGCAGACATGAGCGCTGTAATTAAATATAAAAATGGCTCGGAAACCAAACAGGAGTTCTATTATGGCTCATCCTTTTTATCACAATCGGGCAGGTTTATTAATGTAGATAAAAATGTAGCCAGTGTTACCATTACCAACAGCCGGGGCATGGTACGCACAATAAATCTAATAGAGTAA
- a CDS encoding RagB/SusD family nutrient uptake outer membrane protein: MKKFKIYLGLVTAAILAVVITVSCNKSLNTVNPNVVTTSNYFTTSSQLVEAVNAAYGAWRGSNLVGREWFFLHDLRSDDVATGGSQLEAARHQILLGVVDPSNPIMNANWNSLYTVIHRANTVLDNAPNIKDNPTLVARTVGEAEFLRGWAYFDLASQWGSVPIYTSTVKSPSDYKPKSPIADVFAQAVSDLKAAAAVLPGKSGTDLGRATASAANAMLGRVLMQTGDYAGAKAALLKIPTTGADGYQLTDRYLDNFEEETEFCKESIFEIIYVDKGDNNFNWGSATGDGPSADQTTVRNQEYNPIGWRNLIPSDKVLNEFESTATGATKTDPRYSYSFYQTGDTFDNGTATLVDADQNGNSSTVNGKTIKVGFRKFQLIYKEDRATAAFHPGSNNQRILRYAEVLLNLAECENELGNTAAAVAYLNQVRARASVAMPPYPTTQFPVSTKADVVKAIMHEKTAEMTDEEVRNVDIIRWRAKGYFATEPLSWYSPDKLYLPIPQSEIDNNPKL, translated from the coding sequence ATGAAAAAGTTTAAAATTTATTTGGGATTGGTTACAGCAGCCATTTTAGCTGTTGTAATTACGGTTTCCTGTAACAAGTCACTTAATACCGTTAATCCAAATGTTGTAACAACCAGCAATTACTTTACTACATCCAGTCAGTTAGTTGAGGCTGTAAATGCAGCTTACGGAGCATGGCGCGGATCGAACCTTGTTGGGCGTGAGTGGTTCTTTTTACATGATTTACGGAGCGATGATGTAGCTACAGGCGGCAGCCAGTTGGAAGCAGCAAGACATCAGATATTATTGGGTGTGGTTGACCCATCTAACCCAATAATGAATGCGAACTGGAACAGTTTGTATACCGTTATCCACAGGGCAAACACTGTTTTGGATAATGCGCCGAATATAAAGGATAACCCAACACTGGTAGCCAGAACAGTTGGCGAAGCTGAATTTTTACGCGGATGGGCCTACTTTGACCTGGCAAGCCAGTGGGGCAGTGTTCCTATTTACACATCAACTGTAAAATCGCCGTCTGATTATAAGCCTAAATCGCCGATAGCAGATGTTTTTGCACAGGCCGTGAGTGATTTAAAGGCCGCCGCGGCAGTATTGCCAGGTAAATCAGGTACTGATCTGGGGCGTGCAACTGCATCCGCCGCTAATGCTATGCTTGGGCGTGTATTAATGCAAACCGGCGACTATGCAGGCGCTAAAGCGGCGTTGCTAAAAATACCGACAACAGGTGCCGACGGTTACCAGCTTACCGACCGTTACCTGGATAATTTTGAAGAAGAAACCGAATTTTGCAAAGAATCGATCTTCGAAATTATTTATGTTGATAAAGGCGACAACAATTTTAACTGGGGCAGCGCCACAGGCGATGGCCCAAGTGCCGATCAAACTACGGTGCGCAACCAGGAATACAACCCCATTGGTTGGAGAAACCTTATCCCATCAGATAAAGTGCTGAATGAGTTTGAGAGCACTGCAACGGGGGCTACTAAAACAGATCCTCGCTATTCCTACAGCTTTTATCAAACAGGGGATACCTTTGATAACGGTACCGCCACATTGGTTGATGCCGACCAGAACGGAAATTCATCTACCGTAAACGGGAAAACAATAAAGGTTGGTTTCCGGAAATTCCAGTTGATTTATAAGGAAGACAGGGCTACTGCAGCTTTTCACCCGGGTAGCAATAACCAGCGTATTTTGCGTTATGCCGAAGTTTTATTAAACCTTGCAGAGTGTGAAAACGAACTGGGAAATACCGCTGCTGCCGTTGCCTACTTAAACCAGGTAAGGGCAAGAGCAAGTGTTGCCATGCCTCCTTATCCTACAACTCAGTTCCCGGTAAGTACTAAAGCGGATGTTGTGAAAGCGATTATGCACGAAAAAACAGCTGAAATGACTGATGAAGAGGTAAGAAATGTTGATATCATACGCTGGCGGGCAAAAGGCTATTTCGCCACCGAGCCACTGTCATGGTATTCGCCTGATAAACTGTACCTGCCTATTCCGCAATCAGAAATAGATAACAATCCTAAACTATAA
- a CDS encoding FecR family protein, producing MPDNNYCKVDDFLLDDSFVEWVLGGTPELNSYWDNFLSTKPECEENFSQARSIILSLKIKPVKELSQQQVDELIAGVIARQQAAQSAKIVALPQRKPKRDIRFRYAAVIAMFISLCWLGYNAHKTKKHVNAPVAFVQTYHQVTNNGSAPMLVKLPDNSTIILKPNAQLRYPNTFTGNKREVYLNGEAFFEVSKNKAKPFFVYSNELTVRVVGTSFVVKADKADKQFKIIVSTGRVEVFTSVKKGDAASNKQAIVLTPNQQGILYRNEERLEKANLKKPLLLSKESTSLHFNFVGTPFSKVISTLDEAYGVNIIYNEKVMANCQLTASLIDQPLDERLKLICKAVEADYKIIDGQIIIDGKGCN from the coding sequence ATGCCTGATAATAATTATTGTAAAGTCGACGATTTTTTGTTAGACGATAGCTTTGTAGAGTGGGTTTTGGGAGGTACTCCCGAACTGAACAGCTATTGGGATAATTTTCTGTCAACAAAACCTGAATGCGAGGAAAACTTTAGTCAGGCCCGGAGCATTATCTTATCCTTAAAAATTAAGCCTGTAAAAGAGCTATCCCAGCAGCAAGTTGATGAGCTGATAGCGGGGGTTATAGCCAGGCAGCAGGCCGCACAGAGTGCCAAAATTGTAGCGCTGCCACAAAGAAAACCAAAAAGAGATATCCGTTTCAGGTACGCTGCTGTAATAGCCATGTTTATTTCGCTATGCTGGCTTGGGTATAATGCCCATAAAACTAAGAAACATGTAAATGCCCCAGTTGCATTTGTGCAGACTTATCACCAGGTTACAAATAATGGATCGGCGCCAATGCTGGTTAAGCTGCCCGATAACAGCACTATAATTTTAAAACCTAATGCCCAATTGCGTTATCCAAACACCTTTACCGGCAATAAGCGCGAAGTTTATTTAAATGGCGAAGCCTTTTTTGAGGTAAGTAAAAATAAGGCGAAACCATTTTTTGTGTATTCAAACGAATTAACGGTTCGCGTGGTTGGAACCAGCTTTGTAGTTAAAGCTGATAAAGCCGACAAGCAATTTAAAATTATAGTGAGCACCGGCAGGGTGGAGGTATTCACTTCAGTTAAAAAAGGCGATGCTGCCAGCAATAAACAGGCTATTGTATTAACACCAAATCAGCAGGGGATATTATACCGCAATGAGGAGCGTCTGGAAAAAGCCAACCTCAAAAAGCCGTTACTACTTTCAAAGGAATCAACAAGCTTACATTTCAATTTTGTAGGCACACCATTTTCCAAAGTGATCTCCACGCTTGACGAGGCATACGGGGTAAATATTATTTACAATGAAAAAGTAATGGCCAATTGCCAGTTAACAGCTTCATTGATTGATCAGCCTTTGGATGAACGGCTCAAACTTATTTGTAAGGCTGTTGAGGCTGATTATAAAATTATTGACGGCCAGATTATTATAGATGGTAAAGGCTGTAATTAA
- a CDS encoding TonB-dependent receptor: MKKNHLFTTIMRITVINIALSLTLIGAAMASNTVAQVLDRKLTISVKDKEMCKVLATIEKEANITFVYSPVLIQSNNKVTASFKNEALSTVLSKLLTAQNIKYEVSGNAIVLNRIIRPADKADDEQSVQNSPPQAILIRGNVTNEAGTILPGVSVAIKGSSAAVATNSKGDFLISVPDDNAVLIFRYVGFVTQEIAVKGLTTINVKLKDDTRGLNEVVVVGYGSQRRADVTGAISSVSGSTLTSLPTAGIDEALQGRVAGLSVTNNGSPGTAPLVVIRGISSITFGSDPLYVVDGFPLNGGLTSFDARDVENVQVLKDASAAAIYGSRATNGVILITTKKGSRNGKISMSLNSYIGVQNPAKYMDLLNTNQYVQYATALDGAGSLPPRFSPANFNAPVYAGAAQTYAQTNTDWQRAYFKTNALLTSTNFSLSGGNDVSRFYSSAGWFKQDGIAQGLSYQRLNYRINSDHIVNKFLTVGENLYIAGSVQHYDPTQGNRTPLTNVIRMPPYIPLHDPTKQGGYQGPISSFDGSDPTNPVEYALIGSNTINTTDILGTLYAEFNFTSWLKFRSTFGGNYIVGLQNNYTPIFNDGGTLNASAASIAYQRQTVFNKLFTEQLSFDKTYGLHHITALGVFESQGAHFITDNESGNQALNSVNTLQGASNIAANNINEDNLLQSLVGRVTYDYADKYMLSASIRRDGLSIWSPGHKFASFPAVSAGWNIAHEDFMKTNKVISDLKLRAGYGITGNNPNSLGNYPYLSPVQLDNAFYDIGNGSIGNPNSSYTSGLTNPLLNWEKTKQLNIGLDLGFLNNKFTVVTEFYKRKTDNLILNVPTPPSQGFQGSGSLQNIASMQNVGLELQLGYHKTNGDFRYDVTGLLSVVRNKVLHLQTASASIPSGSDPDFGGGDAFTNTTAGQSIQYFYGWIAQGIFQSQAQIDALNAKAVAKHGAGSVYQPNAAPGDIMFKDVNGDGIVDANDRTNLGSFMPSYTYSVNYSATYKSFDCTIFFQGVEGNKVLNALRIIEEGMPRLFNSDTQVLNAWTPSNTNTDIPRTINGDPNRNGRLSSRWIEDGSYLRLKNVIFGYTLPAGVFGTPATAVIKRLRLYVSGQNLITFTGYKGYDPEIGSKNGTLTNGVDFGQYPSARTFQFGIQAGF, translated from the coding sequence ATGAAAAAAAATCATTTATTCACCACCATTATGCGCATAACGGTTATAAACATTGCTCTAAGCTTAACCTTAATTGGTGCGGCTATGGCAAGTAATACGGTTGCTCAGGTGTTAGATCGTAAACTAACCATTAGTGTGAAGGATAAAGAAATGTGCAAAGTTTTGGCTACCATTGAAAAGGAAGCCAATATCACCTTTGTTTATAGTCCTGTACTCATACAATCCAATAACAAAGTTACCGCATCCTTTAAAAACGAAGCGCTCTCAACAGTACTTTCAAAGCTGCTAACAGCCCAGAATATAAAGTACGAGGTATCGGGCAATGCTATCGTTTTAAACAGGATTATACGCCCTGCTGATAAGGCGGACGATGAACAATCTGTTCAAAATTCCCCGCCTCAGGCAATACTCATCAGGGGTAATGTTACCAACGAAGCCGGTACTATTTTACCGGGTGTAAGCGTAGCTATAAAAGGCAGCAGCGCCGCTGTAGCCACCAATAGCAAAGGCGACTTTTTAATTAGTGTGCCCGATGATAACGCAGTACTTATTTTCAGATACGTGGGTTTTGTAACACAGGAAATTGCCGTTAAGGGGCTTACTACCATTAATGTTAAACTTAAGGATGATACACGCGGCCTAAATGAAGTTGTGGTTGTTGGTTACGGCTCGCAACGCCGGGCTGATGTAACAGGCGCAATTTCGTCAGTAAGTGGCAGTACGCTAACATCATTGCCAACAGCCGGTATTGATGAAGCTTTACAGGGCCGCGTTGCCGGTTTAAGTGTCACCAATAATGGCTCTCCGGGCACTGCACCGCTGGTGGTTATCCGGGGTATCAGCTCAATTACATTCGGGTCCGATCCATTGTATGTAGTGGATGGTTTTCCTTTAAACGGAGGCCTAACCAGTTTCGATGCCAGGGATGTAGAAAATGTACAGGTACTGAAGGACGCCAGTGCTGCTGCCATATACGGTTCAAGGGCAACAAACGGTGTTATATTGATCACTACTAAAAAAGGGTCAAGGAACGGAAAAATTAGTATGAGCCTTAACTCCTATATAGGCGTTCAGAATCCTGCAAAATACATGGATTTGCTGAATACTAACCAATATGTACAGTATGCCACAGCTCTTGATGGTGCCGGTAGTTTGCCGCCACGCTTTTCGCCGGCAAACTTTAATGCGCCTGTATATGCAGGAGCCGCGCAAACCTATGCGCAAACCAATACCGATTGGCAGCGTGCCTATTTTAAAACCAATGCTTTGCTAACATCAACTAATTTTTCATTAAGTGGTGGTAATGATGTATCCAGGTTTTACAGTTCGGCTGGTTGGTTTAAGCAGGATGGTATTGCCCAGGGTTTAAGTTACCAAAGGCTGAATTACCGTATCAACTCTGATCATATTGTAAACAAGTTTCTTACCGTTGGCGAAAACTTGTACATAGCAGGTTCAGTACAGCATTATGACCCTACCCAGGGTAATCGTACTCCACTTACCAACGTAATACGCATGCCGCCTTATATCCCGCTGCATGATCCGACAAAACAAGGCGGTTACCAGGGTCCAATAAGCAGTTTTGACGGATCTGACCCTACCAACCCCGTTGAATATGCTCTGATAGGTTCAAATACTATAAATACAACAGATATATTGGGAACCTTATATGCTGAATTTAACTTTACTTCATGGCTGAAATTCAGGTCGACCTTTGGCGGTAATTACATTGTAGGCCTGCAAAATAATTATACACCAATCTTTAATGATGGTGGTACTTTAAATGCTTCGGCTGCTTCAATAGCTTACCAAAGGCAAACGGTTTTCAATAAACTATTTACTGAGCAGCTGTCATTTGATAAAACATATGGCCTGCACCACATAACAGCCCTTGGTGTTTTTGAATCGCAGGGAGCGCACTTTATTACCGATAATGAGTCGGGCAACCAGGCGCTTAACTCGGTGAATACCTTGCAAGGGGCCAGTAACATTGCTGCCAATAATATTAATGAGGACAATTTATTGCAATCATTAGTAGGCCGTGTTACTTATGACTATGCCGATAAATACATGTTAAGTGCCTCTATCCGCCGTGATGGCTTATCTATCTGGTCGCCGGGGCATAAATTTGCCAGCTTTCCCGCAGTTTCAGCAGGCTGGAACATCGCCCATGAGGACTTCATGAAAACCAATAAGGTTATTTCTGATCTTAAATTAAGGGCTGGTTATGGTATTACAGGTAATAACCCTAACTCATTAGGTAATTACCCTTATCTGTCACCTGTACAGCTCGATAACGCGTTTTATGATATTGGTAATGGAAGTATTGGTAACCCCAATTCATCCTATACAAGTGGGTTAACCAACCCTTTGCTAAACTGGGAAAAAACCAAACAGCTTAACATTGGCCTCGATCTGGGTTTCCTGAATAATAAATTTACGGTAGTCACCGAGTTTTATAAAAGAAAAACAGATAACCTTATCCTGAATGTGCCTACACCGCCAAGTCAGGGTTTCCAGGGCAGCGGATCATTGCAAAATATAGCTTCAATGCAAAACGTTGGTCTTGAGCTTCAATTAGGGTATCACAAAACAAACGGCGATTTCAGATATGATGTTACCGGTTTGTTGAGCGTGGTGCGTAACAAGGTATTGCACCTGCAAACAGCATCAGCTTCTATTCCCTCAGGCAGCGATCCCGACTTTGGCGGTGGGGATGCCTTCACCAACACTACAGCCGGCCAGTCTATCCAGTATTTTTATGGATGGATAGCGCAAGGTATCTTCCAGTCGCAGGCACAAATTGACGCGTTAAATGCTAAGGCGGTGGCTAAACATGGTGCAGGCTCAGTTTACCAGCCAAATGCTGCTCCCGGCGATATCATGTTTAAGGATGTCAACGGCGATGGTATAGTTGATGCTAATGACCGTACCAACCTGGGCAGCTTTATGCCTTCGTATACCTACTCTGTAAATTATAGCGCTACTTATAAAAGTTTCGACTGTACTATATTCTTCCAGGGAGTTGAGGGTAATAAGGTATTAAACGCCTTGCGCATAATTGAAGAGGGTATGCCAAGGTTATTCAACTCTGATACACAGGTGTTAAACGCCTGGACACCATCCAACACCAACACTGATATTCCACGCACAATTAATGGTGATCCAAACCGTAACGGCAGGCTTTCATCACGTTGGATTGAGGACGGTTCATACCTGAGGTTGAAGAATGTGATCTTCGGTTACACCCTGCCGGCAGGCGTATTCGGTACACCGGCAACAGCGGTTATTAAGCGTTTAAGGTTATATGTATCCGGTCAAAACCTCATCACTTTTACAGGTTACAAAGGGTATGATCCTGAGATCGGTTCAAAGAATGGCACCTTAACTAATGGCGTCGATTTCGGACAATATCCATCGGCCCGTACATTTCAATTTGGTATACAAGCAGGTTTTTAA
- a CDS encoding RNA polymerase sigma factor, with protein sequence MHSPQPISNENVIRLWHNFRMGDECSYTSLMEIFTNPMFRYGSRFADSDDFVKDCIQDVFFELWNRRERIRQAECVKAYLFKALRMRIFREKSKWKLTEVLEENYKFIIEFDVEVNIIQQELSEEICLKLKKILESLPKRQKEILYLRFYEGMTQEKIAEVMNINRQSVYNLLHESILCLRKYWLKSPVYYCL encoded by the coding sequence GTGCATAGTCCTCAACCTATATCAAACGAAAACGTAATCCGGTTATGGCATAATTTCAGGATGGGGGATGAATGCTCCTATACCAGCTTAATGGAAATTTTTACCAACCCAATGTTCAGGTATGGGAGCAGGTTTGCCGATAGTGATGATTTTGTAAAAGACTGTATCCAGGATGTGTTTTTTGAATTGTGGAACCGCAGGGAAAGGATCAGGCAGGCTGAATGCGTAAAGGCATATTTGTTTAAGGCACTCCGTATGCGCATCTTCCGCGAAAAGTCGAAGTGGAAATTGACCGAGGTTCTTGAAGAAAACTATAAATTTATAATTGAGTTTGATGTTGAGGTAAACATTATACAACAAGAATTATCAGAGGAGATCTGTTTAAAGCTCAAAAAAATACTGGAAAGCCTCCCAAAGCGCCAGAAGGAAATATTGTACCTGCGGTTTTATGAAGGCATGACCCAGGAAAAAATAGCGGAAGTGATGAATATCAATCGTCAGTCTGTTTATAATCTTTTGCACGAATCTATCTTATGTTTAAGAAAATACTGGTTAAAAAGCCCGGTTTATTACTGCCTGTAG